A genomic segment from Pseudosulfitobacter sp. DSM 107133 encodes:
- the mreC gene encoding rod shape-determining protein MreC, whose amino-acid sequence MAKDRSSSSDYVAPIRRLLTAVLVLALIATFVVWRIDSPRVERFRAQVTDRIVPNFDWAMAPVTGTINLVRNFRSYQRIAEQNAELRRELRKMQAWKEAAVQLEQENARLLDLNNVRLDPRLTVISGMVLADSGSPFRQSVLLNVGARDGLVDGWATMDGIGLVGRISGVAENTARVILLTDASSRIPATIQPSGQRAIVAGDNSPNPPVDFLENPDLVRPGDRVFSSGDGGVFPAGLLIGEIAKDPGGRLRVRLAADYERLEFLRVLRHYGNEPVSDTARIITPEQATGAVNE is encoded by the coding sequence TTGGCCAAAGACCGTTCCTCATCATCTGATTATGTCGCTCCGATCCGGCGGCTGCTGACGGCTGTTCTGGTTCTGGCGCTGATTGCCACCTTTGTCGTCTGGCGCATCGACAGCCCGCGCGTCGAACGGTTCCGCGCGCAGGTCACGGACCGGATCGTGCCGAATTTCGACTGGGCGATGGCCCCCGTCACCGGCACCATCAATCTGGTGCGCAACTTCCGCAGCTATCAGCGTATCGCGGAACAAAACGCCGAACTGCGCCGCGAGCTGCGCAAGATGCAGGCGTGGAAAGAGGCCGCCGTTCAGCTGGAACAAGAGAACGCGCGGCTGCTGGACCTGAACAACGTGCGGCTGGACCCGCGTTTGACGGTGATTTCCGGCATGGTCCTGGCAGACAGCGGATCGCCTTTTCGCCAATCCGTGTTGCTGAACGTGGGCGCACGCGACGGGCTGGTTGACGGCTGGGCCACAATGGATGGCATCGGCCTTGTCGGGCGTATTTCAGGCGTGGCCGAGAACACGGCGCGGGTGATCCTGTTAACAGATGCCTCAAGCCGCATTCCCGCGACGATCCAGCCGTCGGGACAGCGTGCCATTGTGGCCGGCGACAACAGCCCCAACCCGCCGGTGGATTTTCTGGAAAACCCCGATCTGGTGCGCCCCGGTGACCGTGTGTTTAGCTCGGGCGATGGCGGTGTGTTTCCGGCGGGCCTGCTGATCGGCGAGATAGCCAAAGACCCCGGCGGGCGCTTGCGCGTGCGTCTGGCGGCCGATTACGAGCGGCTCGAATTCCTGCGGGTGCTGCGCCACTATGGCAACGAACCGGTCAGCGACACAGCCCGGATCATAACCCCGGAGCAGGCTACAGGGGCGGTGAATGAGTGA
- a CDS encoding rod shape-determining protein, with the protein MSWFGNLGGLFSSDMAIDLGTANTLIYVKGKGVVLSEPSVVAYHIKDGVKKVLAVGEDAKLMLGRTPGSIEAIRPMREGVIADFDTAEEMIKHFIRKVHKRSTFSKPKIIVCVPHGATPVEKRAIRQSVLSAGARRAGLIAEPIAAAIGAGMPITDPTGNMVVDIGGGTTEVAVLSLGDIVYARSVRVGGDRMDEAIISYLRRQQNLLVGETTAERIKTSIGTARMPDDGRGTSMQIRGRDLLNGVPKEIEVTQAQIAEALAEPVQQICEAVMTALETTPPDLAADIVDRGVMLTGGGALLGDLDLALREQTGLAVSIADESLNCVALGTGKALEFEKQLRHAIDYDS; encoded by the coding sequence ATGTCGTGGTTTGGAAATTTGGGTGGTCTGTTTTCTTCGGATATGGCCATTGATCTCGGAACGGCTAACACTCTGATATACGTAAAAGGCAAGGGCGTCGTTCTGTCCGAGCCTTCGGTTGTGGCCTATCATATCAAGGATGGCGTCAAGAAAGTGCTCGCCGTGGGTGAAGATGCCAAGCTGATGCTGGGCCGGACGCCCGGCAGCATCGAGGCGATCCGCCCGATGCGCGAAGGCGTGATTGCCGACTTTGACACCGCCGAAGAGATGATCAAACATTTCATCCGCAAGGTGCACAAACGATCGACATTTTCCAAACCCAAGATCATCGTCTGCGTGCCCCATGGCGCGACCCCCGTTGAAAAACGCGCAATCCGCCAGTCGGTTCTGTCCGCAGGCGCCCGCCGCGCCGGGCTGATTGCCGAACCGATTGCGGCGGCCATTGGTGCCGGGATGCCCATCACCGACCCGACCGGCAACATGGTCGTGGACATCGGCGGCGGCACAACCGAAGTTGCCGTTCTGTCGCTGGGTGACATTGTTTATGCCCGCTCGGTCCGTGTCGGTGGCGACCGCATGGACGAGGCGATCATCAGCTATCTGCGCCGCCAGCAAAACCTGCTGGTCGGTGAAACCACTGCCGAACGCATCAAGACATCCATCGGCACCGCCCGTATGCCCGACGACGGGCGCGGCACCTCGATGCAAATCCGTGGCCGCGACCTGTTGAACGGTGTGCCCAAGGAAATCGAAGTGACCCAGGCGCAAATCGCCGAAGCGCTGGCCGAACCCGTGCAGCAGATCTGCGAAGCGGTGATGACCGCGCTGGAAACCACGCCGCCCGATCTGGCGGCGGACATTGTCGACCGTGGCGTGATGCTGACAGGCGGCGGGGCGCTGCTGGGTGATCTGGATCTGGCCCTGCGCGAACAGACCGGTCTGGCGGTGTCGATTGCCGACGAATCGCTGAACTGCGTGGCCTTGGGCACCGGCAAGGCGCTGGAGTTCGAAAAGCAGCTGCGTCACGCCATCGACTACGACAGCTAA
- a CDS encoding VOC family protein, with protein MRKLQVLGVHHITLTGADRQTTIDFWEGVLGMPFIFDQPNLDDPDQGHLYFDPGDGRLITVFTNDARKADNRRTPMEVGCVHHLAFEVDRATFGQVPDRLKARGIGNSGVKDRGFMDSIYFKDPCGLLIELACYKFIPPRGSSHAAVLMEAHKIRVAAGDDHIAEVHLADAVERIVLRSQESLSENREAKDPY; from the coding sequence ATGCGCAAACTTCAGGTTCTGGGTGTTCATCACATAACCTTGACCGGTGCCGACCGGCAGACCACGATTGATTTCTGGGAGGGTGTGTTGGGTATGCCGTTCATTTTCGATCAGCCCAATCTGGACGATCCCGATCAGGGGCATTTGTATTTCGATCCCGGAGACGGGCGGCTGATAACAGTCTTTACCAACGACGCCCGCAAGGCCGACAACCGTCGCACGCCGATGGAAGTGGGCTGTGTACACCATCTGGCGTTCGAAGTGGACCGCGCCACATTCGGGCAGGTGCCTGACCGGCTCAAGGCGCGCGGCATCGGCAATTCGGGCGTCAAGGACCGCGGGTTCATGGATTCGATCTATTTCAAAGACCCCTGCGGGTTGCTGATCGAACTGGCCTGCTACAAATTCATCCCTCCGCGCGGGTCCAGCCATGCCGCCGTTCTGATGGAAGCGCACAAGATCCGGGTCGCGGCAGGCGATGACCACATCGCCGAAGTACATCTGGCCGACGCCGTTGAGCGCATCGTGCTGCGGTCACAAGAGTCGCTGAGCGAAAATAGGGAGGCGAAAGACCCCTACTGA
- a CDS encoding 2-isopropylmalate synthase, whose protein sequence is MFRTAIIATAICATASVAAAGELTYGNAFIKQHRLDADGAGAADLTVLGVGIEYTANAWTFSGEAAHFDLEGTDLDYGSLAAEYRLNNGVSLGLDYSSLDLAGSDTSLTSVFAYYDMGTYALGAAIGESSDLNDTVYTLFGSWDVAPTGTVGLDIIRIEGETLFAGFADYDMDIYNVQADVISTDGLDLVSVAGGYSFGNGFSAIGSVSYFDLAGTDGTSVTVGGQYEFVEGANVELALGRINIDGAPNIDQVSFGVNYELGRRTSSRRTLGNVISSATGSVAGLTSF, encoded by the coding sequence ATGTTCCGCACCGCAATCATCGCCACAGCAATCTGCGCAACGGCATCTGTCGCCGCCGCTGGTGAACTGACCTACGGCAACGCATTCATCAAACAACACCGCCTGGACGCGGACGGCGCCGGCGCTGCCGACCTGACCGTTCTGGGTGTCGGCATTGAGTACACAGCCAACGCATGGACGTTCTCGGGCGAGGCGGCGCACTTCGATCTCGAAGGCACCGATCTGGACTATGGCTCGCTTGCCGCAGAATACCGCCTGAACAATGGCGTGTCGTTGGGCCTGGATTACAGCTCGCTGGATCTTGCCGGTTCGGACACCAGCCTGACATCGGTTTTCGCTTATTACGATATGGGCACCTATGCACTGGGCGCCGCAATTGGCGAGTCGTCCGATCTGAACGACACTGTCTACACCCTGTTCGGGTCGTGGGACGTTGCGCCGACCGGCACCGTCGGTCTGGATATCATCCGCATCGAAGGTGAAACACTGTTCGCAGGCTTCGCCGACTATGACATGGACATCTACAACGTGCAGGCCGACGTGATCTCGACAGACGGTCTGGACCTGGTCTCGGTTGCCGGCGGCTACAGCTTTGGCAACGGGTTCTCGGCCATCGGTTCGGTGTCCTATTTCGATCTGGCCGGTACAGACGGCACATCGGTTACCGTTGGAGGCCAATATGAGTTCGTCGAAGGCGCGAATGTCGAGCTGGCTTTGGGCCGCATCAACATCGACGGCGCACCGAACATCGACCAGGTCAGTTTTGGCGTGAACTATGAATTGGGCCGCCGCACCTCTTCGCGTCGCACATTGGGCAACGTGATCAGCAGCGCGACAGGTTCGGTTGCAGGTCTGACCAGCTTCTGA